A stretch of the Desulfobacter sp. genome encodes the following:
- a CDS encoding Ni/Fe hydrogenase subunit alpha, with product MRKIEINPMTRLEGHGKIAIFLDDDGNVDEAFFQVVEFRGFEKFLVGLPIEEVPRTVSNICGVCRGVHFTAAMKASDGIYGVEPPPLAKKLRELFFNAHYVEDHAVILYALGLPDFVVGPDASPADRNIVGLIQKVGAQLGRDVLKKRGCAVKIFELLGGKPNHPVAAIPGGWSKTINELEREKLIKWSKELVDLGKITIKIFEDIVLKNKGFMDLVTGDMYKVKVNYLGSTTPEGKVSFYDGTQKMVDVNGKEICSFSGKTYLDYIAERVLPWSYLKMPYQKKIGWQGICEGEGTSLYCVGPLARMNVANGMDTPLADAEFKKFFETLGGKPVHQILAYHWARAIELLNAAEKCLMLAQDPEITGDNARGELGNVTGEGVGIVEAPRGTLIHHYNTDDKGIVTDANLVVATTHNKGPINLAVRKAAKHFVRDGNVDEAILNHVEMAFRPYDLCLGCATHAVKPGVSAVEVEVYNSQKKHIQTLKNF from the coding sequence TTGAGAAAAATTGAAATAAATCCAATGACCCGTCTTGAAGGTCACGGTAAAATAGCCATTTTCCTTGATGATGATGGCAATGTTGATGAAGCCTTTTTCCAGGTTGTGGAATTTCGCGGTTTTGAAAAATTTTTGGTGGGACTTCCCATCGAAGAAGTGCCCAGAACGGTGTCCAACATCTGCGGGGTCTGCCGCGGGGTTCACTTTACGGCAGCCATGAAAGCCTCCGACGGCATTTACGGTGTGGAGCCGCCCCCCCTTGCAAAAAAACTGCGAGAACTTTTTTTTAATGCCCATTATGTGGAGGATCACGCCGTGATTCTCTATGCCTTAGGGTTGCCTGACTTTGTGGTGGGACCCGATGCATCTCCTGCGGACAGAAATATTGTGGGGCTGATTCAAAAGGTGGGCGCCCAACTTGGGCGTGATGTGTTAAAAAAGAGAGGATGCGCCGTTAAAATATTTGAGCTGCTGGGCGGAAAACCCAACCACCCGGTTGCCGCCATTCCGGGCGGATGGTCAAAGACCATCAATGAACTTGAAAGGGAAAAACTTATAAAATGGTCTAAAGAACTTGTGGATTTAGGCAAGATCACCATCAAAATCTTTGAAGATATTGTGCTTAAAAACAAGGGGTTCATGGACCTTGTGACCGGTGATATGTACAAGGTGAAGGTCAACTATTTAGGATCGACCACACCCGAGGGTAAAGTCAGCTTTTATGACGGCACCCAGAAAATGGTGGATGTTAACGGCAAAGAAATATGCTCTTTTTCCGGTAAGACCTATCTGGATTATATTGCCGAACGGGTTCTGCCATGGTCCTACCTTAAAATGCCCTACCAGAAAAAAATCGGCTGGCAGGGAATCTGCGAAGGGGAAGGAACTAGTCTATACTGTGTGGGCCCCCTTGCCCGGATGAATGTGGCCAACGGGATGGACACCCCCCTGGCCGATGCTGAATTCAAGAAGTTTTTTGAAACCCTGGGCGGCAAACCCGTCCACCAGATCCTGGCCTATCACTGGGCCCGGGCCATCGAGCTTTTAAATGCTGCGGAAAAATGTCTGATGCTTGCCCAGGACCCTGAGATCACAGGGGACAATGCCAGAGGTGAGCTGGGCAATGTTACCGGAGAAGGGGTGGGTATTGTTGAAGCCCCCCGGGGCACCCTGATTCATCATTATAACACCGATGACAAGGGCATTGTGACCGATGCAAACCTTGTGGTGGCCACCACCCACAACAAAGGCCCCATCAATCTTGCGGTTCGAAAGGCGGCCAAGCACTTTGTTAGGGACGGAAATGTGGATGAGGCCATTTTGAATCATGTTGAGATGGCTTTCAGACCCTATGATCTTTGTCTGGGATGTGCCACCCATGCCGTTAAGCCGGGTGTATCAGCCGTTGAGGTTGAGGTGTACAATAGCCAGAAAAAGCATATACAGACCCTAAAGAACTTTTAA